From Candidatus Poribacteria bacterium:
GAAGGTGACACAATCCGGCAACCGCACCGATGAGAATACCGTTGAGGACTAAAATATAAACAGTGCCTATCATAAATGTGATGCCCCACGCGAAGGCAAAGAAAGCGACCTGAATGTTGTTCGTCATGACAAAGGAGGCAAATAGATTTCGATTTTCCGCTGATGTATCGTTCCACTCGCCGCCTTCTAACGCCTTAATATGAGATAGGACGCGGTCAGGGACGAGTTTTTCTGCAAATTCGGGTGTTGCCAAAGCAATCCAATAGGCTCCAGCGAACGCAAGGACGAACATCAGGAACGATGCCCCGATGAAACTAAGGTTCTCTCGGAACAGTGTAGGGAAACCGAAGTGGAAGAAATCCCGAAAGGTGCCGCGCTTGAAAGGAGAGGTTTGGTAGACCTTAGAATGTGCACGTGATGCAAGCGCGTTCAGATACGGGACACACTGATCTTGTGGGAAATCACGACGTGCGACCGCCAAATCGGACGTAACGCGCCGGTATAGATACCCAAGCCGGTCAAGTTCTCTCGCACTCGCGCCATGTGAATGGTTTAGCAGTACTTCAAGTTCGTCCCACGTTTTCCGTTTTTTGGCGATGAATTCTGTAGATAGCATTATTGTAGGTTTTATTGAAATTGCGTTATAATTGAAATGGATAAATTATCTATAATATAATTAGACAACATTTTGGATCAAAAATCAACCTTTTTGCTCAGAAAGGGACTCGCTTCCGCAAATGAAGGAACAATTATCCGTAGAAACACCAGAACAGATTGACATCAACTTCCAACAAGCAGGTATTGGCTCGCGTTTCTATGCAGCACTTATTGATTTTTTATTGCTCTTGCTGGTTATGCTTGTCGGATACTACGTTAACGAGCGTTTTATCTCGGAGCTTGGAGATATTCTCGGCAAGTGGCTTAGCGCGTTGGGCGGTGTCATTGTCTTCGCACTCAACTGGGGCTACTACATGGTATTTGAGATTACCACGAATGGGCAATCGCTCGGAAAGCGTGTGCTTGGTTTGCGAGTTATTAAAGAAGGCGGATACCCGATTAGTTTCGCTGATTCTGCTATCCGTAATCTGGTGCGGATCGCCGATTTTCTCCCCCTCTTTTACGGTGTAGGTCTACTTGTTATGTTGCTAAACAAAAATTGGCAACGATTAGGGGATTTGGCTGCAGGGACACTTGTTATTAAAACCGTACGCACGGAGTTGACGCTTCCTCAAGCCGGTTCATACAGCGTTTCACCACAAGAACTTATGTATGATGCTTGGATCCAACCGGCGTTAGTCACGGAGGCAGAAACGCGCACAATATGCGAATATCTCACCCGTCGTGCCAAGCTCTCTGAGGATCGCCGCGCAGCGTTGGCGAGTGCCATCGGCAGCCCGATTGTTGAAAAGATGGGGGCGAGTGGTTCAATCAACTACGATAAATTTTTAGAAGAAGTTTACACACTTAAAATGTCAAAGACAACCTAAATGTCAGAACAGACCGACCCATCACAACTGAATAATGAACCCCAAAAACTACGTCCAATGGGGTTTGGAGATCTACTGGATGCCATATTCAGTCTCTATCGCGCGCACTTCTTGCCGTTTCTTGCGATAGCCTCCGGTTACTTCATTGCGATCCTCGTTGTGATTTCAATCGTTTTCCTTGACGATTCGGTTGGAAGAGGCGCGAAAATAGCAATCTGGATTTCTACTGTGAGTGTTATCTTCGGTGTTCTTATTTTCGTAGTAAGTGGACTCATATTTGCCGGTACCGAAGCCTATTTGAGTAGAAACATTAGAGTCCGTACCGTGCTAAGACAAACGATGCCTCGATTTTTACCCTGCTTCGTTGGTTCGCTTTTATTCGGATTGCTCGCGTGGCTCTGCGGAATTCTCGCAAACATTCTGTTCGTGCTACTCATAGACTCTTATATAAGCACTATAGGTGTAGGCAGTGTAAATATTTTTCTCGTGAACTTCACTATTGGCTTGGTCTTTGTCAGCATAACAGTTTGCATCGCCGGTTTCTTTCTACCTTACTGGAGTTTCTTCGTTTCTACTGTTTCGTTAGAGGGAAGGTCCATGCGGGCTGGGTTAAGACGCAGCCGTGAACTCATCAGAGGGAGACGGTGGCGCGTCGTTGGCACCGTACTCGCGATTTTCCTCCTTCCTCTCGCTATTGGTTTTGTACTCCGTGCTGTTTTTGCGTTCCTACTTGTTCTAACCGGGCTTGAGGGAGTGGACAGTTTTTTGGAAACTGTACGATGGATGAGCCTGTGGGAACTTCCAACAAATCTTGAGGAGTTGCGTCTCTCCTATGTACTGATGTACCTTATTAATTTAGGTGTTGATACGTTTACAATCCCGATTTGGGTTATCGGTTGTACGCTCCTCTACTTCGACCAGCGTATTCGCAAAGAGGGGTTTGATATCGAAATGATAGCAACACATCAAGGAGGATAGGATCCCCGTAGGTTGGGTAGAGCGGTGAATAACTAAGAGCCCTTCAGCTTACCAAGAAAAGCCTGTTTTTCAATGACACATTCATGGAAACGAACATAGCGAAACCCAACATTCGACTAAGAAATCTATAATCCGCGTAATCCGCGCCATCCGCGTAATCCGCGATTCAGATAAGTACATCTTTCATCCAACATAAGGCTCAGGATTACGCTCAACCTCTGCCAGAAGCGTGTCCACATACGTCTTAATGTGGAACAGCCGACAATCCGAATCCCCCACCGGACCTCGCTTTAAGTGACCCAGTCCCTCCCAGAATTCGCCAAGTTTTGGACGGTTCAATCCGGCAAACTGTGCCTGCGTATCGTCAGCAAGGCGTTTATTCCAATGGATAACCTCAACGAGATGGATATAGGTCGAAGTCTGATAGTCAACGCCAATCATGAGGAGTTTAGCGTTCGCCTTGTAAGCACGAAACATCGGCGAATGCGTGCCATAAGTCTTGCCCCACGGGTGATGATCCCACGGTGATTGGTAGCCTTCGCGTCGAAGATGATCGGACACAAACCCTTCCGCATCTTTCCCGCGCGCAGCAACAGCGTGCGAATAGTGGTCGGAGCGATAGGTACCGGGCATCTGCCGAAAAAACTCCGTCAACCACCCTACCGTAGACGGAGTTGTCGCAACATCCCACGACGCAACGCGTTCTTCCCGACTCGGCAAAAGACTAAAAGTCGGCATCAGAATCAACCCGTCCTGTTCGATAACCGTTTCGAGCGCAGAGATTACCGTACCGGCTCCACCCTCAACAGGTCCCAAACTCTTGAAGGACGAATGAATAAAGAGTGTATCCCCTTTTTCGATGCCGAGATCGGTAAAACCTTGAATGAGTTTCTCGCGCGTGTAGTGCATCTTAAGTCTTGTAGGTTGGGTTGAACGGCGTTGAAAATCAGGGGTGTGTATCCCAAACACACACCAAACTTAACGTCCTGTTATATGCCCCAAGAACCGAGTGAAACCCAACAGCATTATGAAATGTTGGTTTCACCTCTAAACCGCCTCATACTTCCGCAACAATTCAACAATTTTTCCAGCATCCGCCCGTCGCATCCGCTGCGCGACTCGCAGCGGTGTCAAACCTTTCCCATTCTTAAGGTTCGGATCCGCCCCTTTAACAAGCAATGCTTCTATAGCAGCACGCTGTTTTTCACCGTCCTTTATTGTTGATCGAATCGCCTCAAACAACGCTGTTTCGCCACTGTTGTCGGGAGCATCAATCGTGGCACCTTTTTCGATGAGAAGATCAATGACGCTAAGAAAACCCGCTTTCGCAGCACAATGCAACGCCGTTTTTCCCTTGTAGTTCCGGACATCGATATCGGCACCGAGTTCTAAGAGTCTCAGGATTTCCTCTGGATGTTCCCTATTATCGCCGCGACATACGTAAACAAGCATGGGCCACCCCATGTCCCCCTGCGCATTTATATCCTTCGGTGGGACACCGTAACTTTTGAGCAGCTCGCTCATTTCGGAACCGTCGTCCAAGATACGTGGGGCTTCGTTCGGATCCGCTCCGTTTTCGAGTAACAACGTGGTAATCTCTATCCGATTCCCTGAGACGGCATAATCCAGAAAGCGTTCACTGTATGGCTCTATGGTTGCACCTCGTGAGATAAGCAATTCAACGATTGCCGGAACTCCGCCTCTGATGGCATAACAGAGCGGAGTTGCCCACGCCGTTTCTCGGTGTTCAAAGGTGTGTGGTTTTCCAGCCGGTAGCATCACTGCCTGAAGGTATCCTTTGTTAATAAGATGTGGGTCGTTATCGAGGTGTGAGTAGACCTTATCATAGTCTCCGAGATAAGCGGCAGTATGGATGTCAATTGTCGCGCCCTGCTCAAGTAGATAGTCTGCCACGAGGTCGCGTCCTTCATACCGCGCCACGCAGTAGGGCGTTATCTCAAGGCGGTGCTGAATGTGATAGCAACCCGGCAGATGTATATCGGCACCCCGTTCAAGCAGAAATTGAACCATCTCCAATTTTCCGCGATACGCCGCCTCCCACAACATCGTCCGACCATGTGAGCCAACAGTATGAATCCAAGCGGGATTATCATCAAGTAGTTCGCTAACAGTATCAAGGTCCCCGCGCCCTACCGCCGCAACAACGATTTTAAGAAAATCGCTCTGATTTCCAGTAAGTTGAACCTTTGCCATTTACACTTCCTTATTTAACCATCAACAACGCGCGGACGATTACCAATAGAAGGCGGCAACAACATCCGCTTCTGCTGTTCGCTCAATTCGCCGTATTTACTAATGTCATAGTAGGTGTTCGACCATGAGGAGTGTCCAGGGCTATACTTATAGAGCAGCGACCGCCGTTGATGTTTTGCTGTCCACGGCATCGTTCCATGAACGAGTGCCTCTGTGAAAAAGACGACATCCCCGGCCTCCAGAGCGGGTTGGACGACGTAGTGTGCAGGACGCTCAAATCGCCGAACCTCTATCGGGATGTCCCGCAAAAAGTTGCTCTTATGACTTCCCGGAATACAGGAGAATCCACCCGCACCTTCGGGAGCATCCGCCAGATTGTAAGTCATCACAGACAATCCGTTCCGCATGATACCATCTCGGTATTTATACCAGTGATCCGCTTCGGGACCGCCGGGTCCACCGCCATCTTCGCCACCGTGCAAGCCATTAATATGGGGACCTGCCTCCATGAAGATGGCATAATCGTGATCGAGACGCACGTGCGGACCCAGTAGGTCAAGGAGATAGGGGAGAATTTTCGGATGATCAATCAGTCGCTTAAAGGGTTCACCCCAGAGACTCGGCGGTCCCTGACGTTCGCTGTTGTCAATGATATCGTTCATCTCAGCGACTTCATCCTCAGTCAAGACGTTCTTTATAACGAGATACCCTTCAAGGTCTACCTGAAATTTTTCTTCACCTGTCATAATAGATAATCCTTTCAATTGGCTGTCAGCCATCAGCAATCGGCTGTCAGCATCGTAGGTTGGGTTGAGCGGAACCGAGAAAAACGATACCGATACCCCAAGCACTTTTACCACCCTATATTGTCCTATCAATCAAGGAGATAGCGAAACCCAACAGAAACCTACCGCCATGTTTGTGGCACTTGACGCAAAGAGCGTTGGGTTTCACTGGTTTTCTCTATGTCTATGCGGATATATTAGGTTTGATGTATTTTGAAAGATCCACCTTTGATTTTCAACACCGTTCAACCCAACCTACGGAACCTATACACTAAATTGACACCTATGGTGCGGTTTCCTAACCTCACCGGATTTCCTTATTCCGAATCAACAACTGGCGGCCGCCTACCGATAGACGGCGGCATCAGCATCCGTTTCTGCTGTTCCGTCAACCCCTCATATTTGCTAATATCATAGTAATTCCCCGCCCACGCGGAGTGTCCCGGACTATATTTATAGAGCAACGACCGGCGTTGATGACCTGCTGTCCACGGCATCGTTCCATGAATGAGTGCCTCCGTGAAGAATAGCACGTCGCCTGCTGCCAGAGCCGGTTGAACGACATAGTGCGTTGGACGTTCAAAGTGCCGCACTTCCGATGGGATTTCTCGCAAGAAATTGCTTTTATGGCTGCCCGGAATACAAGCGAATCCACCCGCGCCTGTGGGGGCATCCGCCAGATTATACGTCATCACACATAGCCCGTTCCGCATGATACCATCTCGGTATTTATACCAGTGATCCCCCTCATTACCACCAGGTCTACCACCATCTTCACCGCCGTGCAATCTGCCACCACCTTGACCCTCCTCCATAAAGATGGCGTAATCGTGGTCTAAACGGACATGCGGACCCAAGAGGTCTATGAGATACGGCAGGATTTTCGGATGATCAATCAGTCGCTTAAAAGGTTCACCCCAGAGGCTTGGCGGTCCCTGACGCTCTCCGTTATCAATAATATCGTTCATCTCAGCGATTTCGGCATCAGTCAAGACATTCTTTATGACGAGATACCCTTCAAGGTCAACCTGAAATTTTTCTTCGCCTGTCATAATAGATAATCCTTTCACTTGGCTTTCAGCCATATTTCTTCATTCCGAATCAACAACTGGCGGTCGTCTACCGATGGATGGCGGCATTAACATCCGTTTCTGTTGTTCCGTCAACCCCTCATATTTGCTAATGTCGTAGTAATTGCTCGACCACGCGGAATGTCCGGGGCTGTATTTATAGAGCAACGACCGCCGTTCATGTTCCGCTGTCCACGGCATCGTCCCGTGAATGAGTGCCTCCGTGAAAAACAGCACATCTCCCGCCTCGACGGGCGGTTGAACGACATAGTGTGCAGGACGCTCAAATCGCCGAACCTCTGACGGAATTTCCGGTACGAAATTACTCTTATGGCTCGCTGGGATACATGCAAACCCACCGGCACCTGCTGGAGCATCCGCCAGATTATACGTCATCACGGACAACCCATTCCGTATATGTCCGTCCCGATACTTATACCAATGATCACCAACGTGTCCACCGGCGCGTCCGCCATCCTCACCGCCGTGTAAGCCGCCGCGTCCTTGCCCTTTCTCCATGAAGAGGGCGTAATCATGATCGAGTCGGACATGCGCACCCAACAAATCAATGAGATACGGCAGAATTTTCGGATGGTCAATGAGCCGCTTAAACGGTTCTCCCCAAAGACTCGGCGGTCCTTGGCGATCTCCGTTATCAATAATCTCGTTCATCTCAGCGACCTCGTCGTCGGTCAAAACATTCTTTATAACGAGATACCCCTCAAGGTCTACTTTGAATTTCTCTTCACCTGTCATGTATAAAGACTCCTTTCATTTCGGCTGTCGGCTGTCAGCCATCAGCCAAGAGGCTTCTTATATGGATAATATCATAGGTGTCAATTCAAGAAAAATCATAATCTTGGTCCCCAAGCCGGTAGGTGCGGTTTGCAACCGCACTGAAACCCTCACCGCCGCTGGCGAGGATTGTATCCTCGCCTTCCCGTAATATAGCAGTCTGTTCGTCGCGGATCCCACAATCTCACAAAGTTGTAAGTTCCGATAGTTTCGTTATTGTCCTCACATCAAGTGCGAATTCTTTTCCCTCCGAACCCTCTTTATTGACGCTAAAATCAAACGCATTGCCCTCATTTTCCCGTTGTATCACTATCGGCACAATACCCGCAGCGCGAGCCGCCTCCGTATCGTCTTCCGTGTCCCCAACATAAACGACTTCTTCAGGCTTCATTCCGGTCTGCGCAAAAGCCGAGTCAAATATGCGTGGATCCGGTTTCTTGACACCCACTTCACCGGAGATAACAACCGAATCAAAAAAATGCGTCAGACCGAGTTCACTGAGAACAGAGTGGACGTGCGGTGGATGATCGAAATTGGAAATGAGAGCGAGTTTTTTGGAACGGTGTAGTATTTGCAGTACGTGTAGTGCCTCAGCATCAAGCAATATATGTTTTTGCCAAGCACTGGCAATTTTGTTTGCGATCTCTGTTATATCTTCAGAGGTTAGAGTCAGGTCTAAATCCAAGCAGAGGTTTTGGATACGTTGTTCAAACACCGTCATATTGTGTTGTCGCGGTGTTGGTTCGCTTTTACCGAAAAACTGATCGCACCTTTTCGCAAACGATTCTATTGAACACGTCAACCCGTGCAATCCGAGTTGTTTATGAAATTCGTTCAGCCAATCAGACCATGCGACATCCATATTTCCGTACACCAAGAGTGTCCCGTATAAGTCAAAAAAGATTCCGTTAATAGCCATCTTTGTGTCCCATTTCCCAATAATAGCAGGACTTACGCACTGTTTCTTAAAGTCCCCCTGATAAGGGGGATTTAGGGGGTTTCTTCCAATGCTNNNNNNNNNNNNNNNNNNNNNNNNNNNNNNNNNNNNNNNNNNNNNNNNNNNNNNNNNNNNNNNNNNNNNNNNNNNNNNNNNNNNNNNNNNNNNNNNNNNNACTGTTTCTTAAAGTCCCCCTGATAAGGGGGATTTAGGGGGTTTCTTCCAATGCTAAATCGTTATTAGGTTAATAAACCCTAAACATTTCTCCGATCTTTTGGCGCGGTCACCTCAAAGTCAAAACCGCTAAGCACATCACCGTTGACCTCCAATTCAAAACGGTGCCACCCAAGACACGCTTTGCCATCATCATACTGCTTGAGCGACGGCAACGGAAACAGAGACTTTTCGTACGCAACACGCTGTCTCGGTTTCAACTTCCGTTGACTGACCCGATAACGTTTGCGCGTGATATGTCCTGAAGGACGTTTATAAGCAACAACGTAATAGGTCAGGATCGTCTGCTCCGCATCGGACGTGCTTTGCAGGCTGAACGAAAAACGAAACGCCTCGTTGATAGGAAGCACCAGATATTCAGATTGCAGTTCGGTTAATGTAATGTCTACCTTGCCTAACTTCGGTACCGCTCCGAGACCGAGTAATTTAAAAGCGCGTTCGTCCCCAATCTTCACCTGATACTTGAGTGCCTGCCGGAGAATCTTCTGCGTTTCCGCTTTACCGTCCTGACTCCACCGCTCCAACGTGGCATACCCCGCCTCTGGATACTCCTTAACGATGTCGCGCATATCTGTCCCGACCTGCTCCCGAACACGCGCATCCGGATCGTCTTTGAGTGTCTCCAGAAGTGTCAGAATCGGTTGTGGGTCCTCAATATACGGACGCAGCCATTTCTGCCATGTACCGCGCATGCAAAGCGACGCTGCCACAAACAGACGGAGGTTTGCGTTTTCGTCCGTAACCCATTCACCAAAACGTTCAAAACACCGATCCGCGTCCTTGATGATAAATTCCCGGATCTCCCCACCACGCGTACACCGATGTTTTGAGAGTACACAGAAAGCGTCCAGAGATGCATCAAAATCCGCTAACCCGTAGAGGCTGATAAAATGGGAGATCGGTCTCAGACCCGTCTCAGTTTCGGCAGTGGGATGTCGATCGGGTTCCGGTGGAGCCTCAACCTCAACGAAATCCATCAAGATAGCAAGCGCATCGGCGTAATCCTGTGGCAGATACTGACGCAGGACGCGACCGATGGCATTCGTCACGTTATAGATCGTCTGTCCCTCCATCTCCGTCCGAACATCCGCAACAAACGCAGACACATCGAATTCAGGATAGATGCGCTGGATCTTTTCACCAATGACCAGACCATCTTGTGTCAAATCAAAAAGTGTGCGTTGATCTCTCATAGTCAGGAGGTTTTATCCTTTGGGAGACGGGTAATTTCCGAGCGTATGAAAATAATAACATATCTGGCGGGGGATGTCAACGGAGGATTTAAGGATATAGGGAATTATGATACTGGCGTTTTTTCATTGATCCGCCTCAAAGAGAGGCCTTGTACTTTGAAGCCGATCTAAAGTTCTTTTGAGACTTGGGGAAATGGAGGCAGCGCGGTCCATATCCCAATAATCTCGAACAAAACCGCTTAAACGAGTATTGTATCCAGGTCCTATTTTTGAAGTTTTATTCCCTTTTTTGGGTAACAGCTCTTTTCGCAGTTCCACAGATCTACTTTTCTTAGCAAGCGAAAGTAGTGAAGCTTTAGGATCAGGAACCTCATCTGTTCTGGTTGGGACTTCTTGTATTGGGACCTTTAGGAATTCAGCGAATGCACTTTGATCTGCCATCACCCAAGATTCGACTTCCATGACCGCAACACGAAGGAAAAATCCAAAATTTAGGGAACCTCCAATCCAAGATTGAATTAGTTGTGGTGGACATTTTTTGGGAGAATCCAAATCTGTTAACATGAAAACATTGTATGGTTTTCTCGCATTTCGATTGAGCCCTTTGGCTTTTTGTTTAAGGTAATCGTTTCCCTTATGACCGATTGTTTTCACGATTTCAAATCCAAGTTTATTGAGAATTTTGACCGCTACCGCCTCGCTTAGTTTATCCTCAACAGCGAGTAGGACACCCTTTGATAGCATATTATTGCCCCATTTCTTTAACATTTTCAGAGCTGCTTCTTGGAAGTACAACTTCACCTACTGTAAAGTCTGCCTCAAGGAGCTGCTTCACTGCTTCATTGTCTGAGGCTATTTTTACTTCTGTGCCCGATTTTGTAGGCGTGAGCATAAGCACTTCCGTACCATCAATGTCAGCTTGGTCAAGAAGAACATCACTATGTGTACTCACTAAGACCTGTTGATTTTTGCTCGATTGCATCTTATAAATTAGGTATGCGAGTTGTGACACAATCCCTACATGTAGTGAAAGTTCGGGCTCTTCTAATAGGAGTACTGAGTCACTTTCAAGGAGAGCCCACAAAAGACCAAGGAGCCGTAGCGTTCCATCAGAAAATTGTTCCTCGTGTTGTGCAGGTGAACTTGGATGCCAGTGGGAGCAACGTACCAATAAATGTGGTCGACCCGCTTCATCATGTTTAAATTCCAAACGCTCAAGTTGAGGCATAGCAATCTTGAGTGCTTCCTCAATCGTTTTGATGCGTGAACAACGGATATCTTCGTCTACATTAGCAATCCTTTCAAGTAAACCGTGACCGAGTTGAGTTCGAGTTGACTTGCTCCTGGATCTGGAACCTGAACGTTGGGCATTGGTATCGGTTTCAACAGAGTCTACCGTAATTAAGTCGGGAAAACGAAGAAGTTGCGGTACTAAATGGAGATAGGCAATAGAATGAAAAAAGTCCACCAATTCTTGAAAATCATGGTTGGTACTTTCAAGGGTAGTTCGGATGAGCCGATCTGGATCCTTTTCATCTTCTGTATCAGGTCTATCTATGAGCAATTTACTTTCTTTCCACACTCTCTCATGTGTGAGTGAAGCAAAATAACGATGACTGTAACTTTGACTTTGAGGTGCTTGGCGAAACCCTACCGCATATCTCCAAGTTTCAGCGGATTCTGAGGTGTCGGCAAGGCGGATTTCAATTGCAATCTCCGCATCTTGCTCTA
This genomic window contains:
- a CDS encoding stage II sporulation protein M codes for the protein MLSTEFIAKKRKTWDELEVLLNHSHGASARELDRLGYLYRRVTSDLAVARRDFPQDQCVPYLNALASRAHSKVYQTSPFKRGTFRDFFHFGFPTLFRENLSFIGASFLMFVLAFAGAYWIALATPEFAEKLVPDRVLSHIKALEGGEWNDTSAENRNLFASFVMTNNIQVAFFAFAWGITFMIGTVYILVLNGILIGAVAGLCHLHGAALSLWSFVSPHGYIELTTIFIAGGAGLKLGYSLIAPSLFTRKRALTDAAKTAIRLLAGCVALLVVAGIIEGFVSPSSLPRVFKIGFGAVTGILLFIYLFGMKAPDANTSPP
- a CDS encoding AAA family ATPase, with product MIITHLSATNWRNFRQIDVPLSERQFIVGPNASGKSNFLDIFRFLRDIAKNERGGLQEAVASRGSVATIQSLVVEQDAEIAIEIRLADTSESAETWRYAVGFRQAPQSQSYSHRYFASLTHERVWKESKLLIDRPDTEDEKDPDRLIRTTLESTNHDFQELVDFFHSIAYLHLVPQLLRFPDLITVDSVETDTNAQRSGSRSRSKSTRTQLGHGLLERIANVDEDIRCSRIKTIEEALKIAMPQLERLEFKHDEAGRPHLLVRCSHWHPSSPAQHEEQFSDGTLRLLGLLWALLESDSVLLLEEPELSLHVGIVSQLAYLIYKMQSSKNQQVLVSTHSDVLLDQADIDGTEVLMLTPTKSGTEVKIASDNEAVKQLLEADFTVGEVVLPRSSSENVKEMGQ
- a CDS encoding phytanoyl-CoA dioxygenase family protein translates to MTGEEKFKVDLEGYLVIKNVLTDDEVAEMNEIIDNGDRQGPPSLWGEPFKRLIDHPKILPYLIDLLGAHVRLDHDYALFMEKGQGRGGLHGGEDGGRAGGHVGDHWYKYRDGHIRNGLSVMTYNLADAPAGAGGFACIPASHKSNFVPEIPSEVRRFERPAHYVVQPPVEAGDVLFFTEALIHGTMPWTAEHERRSLLYKYSPGHSAWSSNYYDISKYEGLTEQQKRMLMPPSIGRRPPVVDSE
- a CDS encoding HAD family hydrolase; this translates as SIGRNPLNPPYQGDFKKQCVSPAIIGKWDTKMAINGIFFDLYGTLLVYGNMDVAWSDWLNEFHKQLGLHGLTCSIESFAKRCDQFFGKSEPTPRQHNMTVFEQRIQNLCLDLDLTLTSEDITEIANKIASAWQKHILLDAEALHVLQILHRSKKLALISNFDHPPHVHSVLSELGLTHFFDSVVISGEVGVKKPDPRIFDSAFAQTGMKPEEVVYVGDTEDDTEAARAAGIVPIVIQRENEGNAFDFSVNKEGSEGKEFALDVRTITKLSELTTL
- a CDS encoding ankyrin repeat domain-containing protein, which produces MAKVQLTGNQSDFLKIVVAAVGRGDLDTVSELLDDNPAWIHTVGSHGRTMLWEAAYRGKLEMVQFLLERGADIHLPGCYHIQHRLEITPYCVARYEGRDLVADYLLEQGATIDIHTAAYLGDYDKVYSHLDNDPHLINKGYLQAVMLPAGKPHTFEHRETAWATPLCYAIRGGVPAIVELLISRGATIEPYSERFLDYAVSGNRIEITTLLLENGADPNEAPRILDDGSEMSELLKSYGVPPKDINAQGDMGWPMLVYVCRGDNREHPEEILRLLELGADIDVRNYKGKTALHCAAKAGFLSVIDLLIEKGATIDAPDNSGETALFEAIRSTIKDGEKQRAAIEALLVKGADPNLKNGKGLTPLRVAQRMRRADAGKIVELLRKYEAV
- a CDS encoding AAC(3) family N-acetyltransferase yields the protein MFGIHTPDFQRRSTQPTRLKMHYTREKLIQGFTDLGIEKGDTLFIHSSFKSLGPVEGGAGTVISALETVIEQDGLILMPTFSLLPSREERVASWDVATTPSTVGWLTEFFRQMPGTYRSDHYSHAVAARGKDAEGFVSDHLRREGYQSPWDHHPWGKTYGTHSPMFRAYKANAKLLMIGVDYQTSTYIHLVEVIHWNKRLADDTQAQFAGLNRPKLGEFWEGLGHLKRGPVGDSDCRLFHIKTYVDTLLAEVERNPEPYVG
- a CDS encoding RDD family protein, whose translation is MKEQLSVETPEQIDINFQQAGIGSRFYAALIDFLLLLLVMLVGYYVNERFISELGDILGKWLSALGGVIVFALNWGYYMVFEITTNGQSLGKRVLGLRVIKEGGYPISFADSAIRNLVRIADFLPLFYGVGLLVMLLNKNWQRLGDLAAGTLVIKTVRTELTLPQAGSYSVSPQELMYDAWIQPALVTEAETRTICEYLTRRAKLSEDRRAALASAIGSPIVEKMGASGSINYDKFLEEVYTLKMSKTT
- a CDS encoding phytanoyl-CoA dioxygenase family protein, which produces MAESQVKGLSIMTGEEKFQVDLEGYLVIKNVLTDAEIAEMNDIIDNGERQGPPSLWGEPFKRLIDHPKILPYLIDLLGPHVRLDHDYAIFMEEGQGGGRLHGGEDGGRPGGNEGDHWYKYRDGIMRNGLCVMTYNLADAPTGAGGFACIPGSHKSNFLREIPSEVRHFERPTHYVVQPALAAGDVLFFTEALIHGTMPWTAGHQRRSLLYKYSPGHSAWAGNYYDISKYEGLTEQQKRMLMPPSIGRRPPVVDSE
- a CDS encoding phytanoyl-CoA dioxygenase family protein; protein product: MVKVLGVSVSFFSVPLNPTYDADSRLLMADSQLKGLSIMTGEEKFQVDLEGYLVIKNVLTEDEVAEMNDIIDNSERQGPPSLWGEPFKRLIDHPKILPYLLDLLGPHVRLDHDYAIFMEAGPHINGLHGGEDGGGPGGPEADHWYKYRDGIMRNGLSVMTYNLADAPEGAGGFSCIPGSHKSNFLRDIPIEVRRFERPAHYVVQPALEAGDVVFFTEALVHGTMPWTAKHQRRSLLYKYSPGHSSWSNTYYDISKYGELSEQQKRMLLPPSIGNRPRVVDG